One Lycium barbarum isolate Lr01 chromosome 5, ASM1917538v2, whole genome shotgun sequence genomic window carries:
- the LOC132641140 gene encoding uncharacterized protein LOC132641140 has translation MVGPSINSHNFPLKFLCSYGGKIIPRQTDGKLRYYGGETRVLSVDRCISFAELLVKLGEMSGSTVSLRCQLPSEDLDALVSVTSDEDLAHLIEEYDHASTPSSSLKIRAFLLPPKSTKKVVSPPPSITSTSSTTTTISNPDATSPSSFCSTVANPPSTVTSSRHHDCPRPYKKMMSNSFDQFETLNGRIRRTLSSPPVIFPICHEKVAVKIPKYAYHNHGNNSGHIYLIHHGNHWQ, from the exons atGGTTGGTCCATCCATTAATTCCCATAATTTTCCTCTTAAATTCCTTTGTAGCTATGGTGGGAAGATTATCCCCCGTCAAACCGATGGCAAACTCCGTTATTATGGTGGCGAAACCCGTGTCCTCTCCGTCGATCGTTGCATTTCTTTTGCAG agCTATTAGTGAAGCTAGGGGAGATGTCTGGATCAACAGTGAGTTTAAGGTGTCAATTACCAAGTGAAGATCTAGATGCTCTTGTGTCTGTTACATCTGATGAAGATTTGGCTCATCTCATTGAAGAATATGATCATGCTTCAACACCATCATCGTCCCTCAAGATCAGGGCTTTTTTATTACCACCCAAATCCACAAAAAAAGTTGTATCTCCTCCACCTTCTATTACTTCTACCTCATCCACCACTACCACTATTAGCAACCCTGATGCCACATCACCGAGTTCATTTTGTTCCACAGTTGCTAACCCTCCTAGTACTGTCACCTCGTCGAGGCATCATGATTGTCCAAGACCGTATAAGAAAATGATGTCCAATTCTTTCGATCAGTTTGAAACACTTAACGGGCGCATTCGTCGTACTTTGTCAAGTCCCCCAGTGATTTTTCCTATTTGTCATGAGAAAGTCGCCGTGAAGATTccaaaatatgcttatcataatcaTGGGAACAATAGTGGACATATTTATTTGATTCACCACGGCAACCACTGGCAATAA